The Mailhella massiliensis genome segment TGGCCTTTTCCACGGAAGGCGGCGGAGCGGACGGAGAAAGCGTGGCCGTCAGTTGCCGCGGCGGCAGCGACGCCGTACTGACGGTAAAGGGAAAGCGTGCGCACTCCGGCCGGCCGCATCTCGGCCATAATGCCGGTGTCGAGCTGGTGCGCCAGATAAACAACATGCTGGATCTGGCCGATAAGGAAAAGCGTACCGACTGTACCTGGACCATGGGCAGCTTCGGTACCAATACCAACGTCGTGCCCGACAGCGCCACGGCGGTCATGGACATTCGTGCGGCAAGCCTTGCCGAGTTTGAACGGGTGAAGACGGAACTGATGAAGCGCTCCGCGCAGGTGACGGATAAGGGCTGCACGGTCGAGCTGAAATTCACGCTGGGCAAGCCGCCCTTTGAATACAGCAGTTCCACGGCGGTTCTGGCCGATGCGGCGGAACGTATTTATGCGGAACTCGGGCGTACGCTCGTCAAAATGCATGTTCCGGCAAGTTCCGACGCCAACTGGATTTCTCAGGAAATCCCCACGCTGGAAGGACTCGGCATCAGCAACGCCAATCCCCATCAGAAGGATGAATTTTCTTCGGTCAAACCTGCGCCGGACCGCTTTTATCTGCTGGCCAGGCTGATTCAGGAAACCTGCCGGGGCAATACCGTGCCGCTTGGTGAATAAGAAGCCTTTACTGCGTTATCAGCCGTAAGGACAGGAAAAAGGGGACCGCAGCGCACGCACCGCGCCGCAGGTTCCTTTTTTGCATCCGATCCGGCGCGCAGTCCGTATGCGGATACGGAGGCGTGATGTCTCGAGAGGCTGCGGCGACGCCGAAAGTCCTGCCGGGAACCGGACTCGTGTCGGGCGAAGGGGCGGGAGGGAAGGAGGCTCCGCAGAAAAAGAGGCCGCCGGACATGTTCCGGCGGCCTCTGGTATTTCCGAGGGGGAAAACGGGGTTACTTCGTGCCGTTCACGGCGTCGAATTCTTCCTGAATTTCCTTCTCCGGTTCGCCGGTCATGAGACTGACCACCACGATGGCGGCGCAGGCCGCGAGGAAGGCGGGCAGAAGTTCATAGATGCCCCACACGCCGCCCATGGGCTTGACGAGGTACTTCCATACAAAGACCATGATGCCGCCCACGGCCATGCCGGAAAGCGCACCCCAGCGGTTGCAGCGCTTCCAGAACAGGGCGAAGAGCATGACCGGGCCGAAGGACGCGCCGAAGCCCGCCCAGGCGAAGGAGACGATCTGGAAGATGGAGCTTTCCGGGTCGCAGGCGATGACGGTACCGATGATGGAGATGAGCAGCACGGTGCCGCGCGCGGAAATCATGGTGAACCTGTCGGTCATCTGAATGCGGAGCACGCCCTTGAAGAGGTTTTCCGACACGCTGGAGGCCGCGGCCAGAAGCTGACCGGAAGCCGTGGACATGGTGCTGGCCAGAATGCCCGCGAGCACAAGACCGGCCATGAAGGCGGGAATGACGCCGTAGGTGCTGAGCAGGCTGCTTATCTTGATGATGATGGTTTCCGCGGCGGAACCGGTCTGATAGGCTTCGAGGGCTCCGGCCTGAATCATGGCGTAGCCGATGACGCCGATGAAGATGGCGCAGCCCATGGCGATGACCACCCAGGTGGAGCCGATGCGGCGGGAAATGGCGATTTCGTCTTCATGGCGTATGGCCATGAAGCGCAGCAGGATGTGGGGCATACCGAAGTAGCCGAGCCCCCAGGCCAGCGTGGAGAATATGGTCAGGGTGTTGTATTCGGAAATGGCGTGGGTCACCACGTTGGTGGAGTGGGAAAGGCTGATGTAGCCTTCCAGACCGGCGGAAGCCTTCACCGCATCCCAGCCGCCGGCCACATGAATGCCGAAGGCCACGATGATGAACAGCGCAAGCGTCATGATGATGGACTGCACAAGGTCGGTCATGGAGGCGGCGAGGAAGCCGCCCAGAATGGTGTAGCCCGCAATGACCACGGTGCCGATGAGCATACCGGTCACATAGTCGAGCCCGCACAGCGTGGAGAAGAGCTTTCCGCAGGAGGCGAATCCGGCGGCGGTGTAGGGGATGAAGAACACCACGATGACCAGCGCGGAAATGCCCACGAGCAGACTGCTCGTGTCATGGAAGCGGCGGGCGAAGAAGTCGGGAATGGTGATGGCATGGATTTTTTCACTGTACACGCGGAGCCGCCTTGCCACGATGAGCCAGTTCAGATAGGTGCCGATGGCGAGTCCGATGGCCGTCCATGCCGGTTCCGCAATGCCGGTGAAGAGGGCAAGTCCCGGCAGGCCCATGAGCAGCCAGGAGGACATGTCGGAGGCTTCCGCGCTCATGGCGGTGACGATGGGGCCCATCTTGCGGCCGCCCAGGTAATATTCGTGGGCGTTGTTGTTGCGTTTGGCGCAGACAAGGCCGATGTAGAGCATGAGAACAAGATAGATGCCGATGGCGATGTAGATGAATATCTGGTGATCGTTCACGATACTTCTCGCAATGCGGAGGAAATTCAGGGGAAAACCGGAAGTCCGGGGCCGCGGACGCGCGTTTCCGGAGCCTGATGCGGCAGCGTCGCGGAATGTGCAGGGAAAGGACAGCCCCGCGTTTCAAAAGCGGACAGGAGCGCGGGCGTCATGCGCCCATGCGGCTCTTCGTGAAACGCGTCAGTTCACCGGGAGACTCCATGGCGGGATCAGACCGTCGCCGGCTGACTTTGGGAGGTGAGAGGTGTTCATGGCATATCCCTTGCGGAAAGGTTGAGGGCATATTCCCTTGGGGAACCATACGTCCTTTTTCAAAAAAATAAAATCAAAAAGTTTCGCGGGACGCGTTATGGAAAAGGGGAGTTTTCCCTTTTATGCAACAGAGCGAAACCAAAGGATATACCCGGGATTTCCGGCGGGGCGGAACGCTTTTTGCCTTTATGGACGGTGACAGAATTGTTATTTCTGCGCGCCGAGCGAGCGCTCTATGCTTGCAAAGGCATTGTGGCCGTGTATGGATTCCTCGCTTTCCACTTCCACGGAGAACCACGTCACATGGGTGTGGCTTTCGAGCTTGGCGGCCACGTTGCGCACCACGTCTTCCACGAACAGCGCGTTGTCGTAGGCCTGTTCGGTGACGAATTTTTCATCCGGTCTCTTGAGCAGCGTATGGATGGGGGCGGAACCCGAAGCCTCGGCAATATCGATGAAGCCTTCCAGCCATTCGAAACGGCTCATGCGGACGGCCATGCGCACCATGGCCCGCTGGCCGTGGGCTCCGGCCCGGCTGATGGCCTTGGAACAGGGGCATACCGTGGTGACGGGCACTTCGAGTTCCAGCAGAAAACGCGGGCCCTCCCTGCCTTCCTCCAGTTCTCCGGTAAGACGGCAGAGATAGCGCACCGGCGCGGAGCGGCCCGAAACGGGGGCCTTGCGCATACGGAAATACGGAAAGCTGAACATGGCGTAGGCGCGCCGTGCATGAAGGCGCGTGAGCACGTCGGAAAGCAGGCGCTTCATGGAAGCGTAATCCAGCTCTTCGGCGCTTGCCTCACGCCAGTTTTCCAGAGCTTCCAGAAAGCGGCTCATGTGCGTGCCCTTGAACGCGGCGGGCAGATCGACCCCCATGTCCACGGAAGCCACGGTGTGCTGGCGGCCCCTGTCGCGGTCCTTGACCACGAGGGGCATTTCCACATGCTTGACGCCCACGCGGTCGATATCCAGCGCGACGCTGGAAGGGCTGCTCTGAACGTCCGTCAGCGAGTGTTCGCATCCGGCGGGTGATGTCATGGTCATGCGTGCTCCTTATGTTCGTGATCGTGGAAGATGTGACGCTCGGGGGCGGCCTCTATGGCGGTGAGGGAGCACGAGCTTTGCAGAACGCCGCGAGAGGAACGGAGCCTGTCGGCAAGTTCGGTGACGGCGGCGGCCGGACCCCGCAGGGCCATGGTTTCCAGGCAGTGATGTTCGTCCAGATGCACATGCATGGTGGCGAGCACCATGCCGTGAGCCTCATGCTGGAGGGAGGTGAGGCGACCGGGCAGGTCGTTGTCGTGATGGTCGTACACCAGCGTCAGCACACCCGCCACCGGCGCGTCGGGGTCGGAAACGATTTCTTCCGAAAGCTCGCGCCGTATGCAGTGGCGCAGCGCTTCGGAACGGTTGGCAAAGCCCTTGCGTTCGCTGTGCCTGTCGAAGGCGGTGAGAAGCTCACGCTCCAGAGACACCCCAAAACGTACCAGTTCGCTCATGATTTCTCCCTGTGGAAAAGCTTTTTTAGCAATACACCAGCAAGGCCCGCGTCTCAAGTGCCGCTTTTCCGGCGCGGTGTTTTGTGGCTTTCAGCGGGGAAGCGGCTCTTTATTTTGCCGCTCATGCGCGCACAGCTTCGAGGCCATGGCCTCCATGTGGCGGTCCGTGGTGCCGCAGCAGCCGCCGAAAATACGCAGTCCGCATTCCTTTCGCAGCAGAACCATGCCTTCGGCCAGTTTTTCCGGTGCAGACTGCCGCGTGACCTTCGAGCCTTCCAGTTCCCGGAAGGAAAGGGGGGAGGCGTTGGCCTGCAGGCCCAGGAAACGGGAACGTACGCGCAGGGTTTGATTGAAGGGGGAAGCGAGCGCCTGCCGTACCGGGGCGGGGTGTACGCAGTTGGTCATGAAGCAGAGGGCGCGGGGGGAGGTTTCGGCGTCGATGACGGCAATGGCCGTATCAAGGGGCGTACCGTCCGCAAGGCGTCCGTCGGCGCGAAGGGTGAAGCTCACGATATAGGGCAGGCCCGTTTCCGCCATGGCCTGCGCCATGCCGACGCTCTCGGGCAGGCTGGGCATGAGGGCGGCATACAGAAAATCCGCCCCTGCCTCCTGAAAACGTCCGGCCTGCCAGCGGTGCAGGCGCAGGGCCTCGGGGGCGGAAAGGCAGCCTTCGCCCGTGTAGGCGTCGCCCTTGCAGCCCATCATGCCTCCCGCGAACATGAGAGCGCCGCGCGCATCGGCTTCATGTTGTATTTCGCGCAGCAGCGCCATGTTTTCCCGAAGGATGGAGCTTTCGCCGTTTTCATCGACAAAGCCCGCCCGTGAGGCCCTTTCCCTGTCGCAGCGCCGCGTGGGCGTGGCGGCGAGAAAGGGCAGGCCGTACTTTTCGGCTATGGCGAGATACTGCCGCCACAGAAAGCCGAGGGCCGCGCGGCCTTTTTCTTCCCGCACAAGACCGGCCATGTCCGCCGGGCCTTCGGTGCAGAGGTGGAATTCATGCTTCAGTCTTTCGGAAAGAGCGCCTTCCATGAGAAAAAGAGGATGCTTTTCCCAGCAGTTTCTAAAATCTTCGCCC includes the following:
- a CDS encoding M20/M25/M40 family metallo-hydrolase, translating into MEEQNEKKQYCCGRSDGVLAAPACGAEGKKDEALHEACRNAVPEYVELFKSIINIDSGSEDVKGLNRKKDFLVDYLKKLGAEVETVEAAGDRKGTSNIIARIRGKGKARILLCSHYDTVWPAGEAAARPFRMEEGRMFGPGAGDTQSGVAGSIIVLRILKTLNYDDFNVITLFLNADEKLGSAGAKEQLLREAARHDVAFSTEGGGADGESVAVSCRGGSDAVLTVKGKRAHSGRPHLGHNAGVELVRQINNMLDLADKEKRTDCTWTMGSFGTNTNVVPDSATAVMDIRAASLAEFERVKTELMKRSAQVTDKGCTVELKFTLGKPPFEYSSSTAVLADAAERIYAELGRTLVKMHVPASSDANWISQEIPTLEGLGISNANPHQKDEFSSVKPAPDRFYLLARLIQETCRGNTVPLGE
- the folE2 gene encoding GTP cyclohydrolase FolE2 — encoded protein: MTDVQSSPSSVALDIDRVGVKHVEMPLVVKDRDRGRQHTVASVDMGVDLPAAFKGTHMSRFLEALENWREASAEELDYASMKRLLSDVLTRLHARRAYAMFSFPYFRMRKAPVSGRSAPVRYLCRLTGELEEGREGPRFLLELEVPVTTVCPCSKAISRAGAHGQRAMVRMAVRMSRFEWLEGFIDIAEASGSAPIHTLLKRPDEKFVTEQAYDNALFVEDVVRNVAAKLESHTHVTWFSVEVESEESIHGHNAFASIERSLGAQK
- a CDS encoding homocysteine S-methyltransferase family protein — encoded protein: MKSNAAQAAAEPSRGEDFRNCWEKHPLFLMEGALSERLKHEFHLCTEGPADMAGLVREEKGRAALGFLWRQYLAIAEKYGLPFLAATPTRRCDRERASRAGFVDENGESSILRENMALLREIQHEADARGALMFAGGMMGCKGDAYTGEGCLSAPEALRLHRWQAGRFQEAGADFLYAALMPSLPESVGMAQAMAETGLPYIVSFTLRADGRLADGTPLDTAIAVIDAETSPRALCFMTNCVHPAPVRQALASPFNQTLRVRSRFLGLQANASPLSFRELEGSKVTRQSAPEKLAEGMVLLRKECGLRIFGGCCGTTDRHMEAMASKLCAHERQNKEPLPR
- the nikR gene encoding nickel-responsive transcriptional regulator NikR gives rise to the protein MSELVRFGVSLERELLTAFDRHSERKGFANRSEALRHCIRRELSEEIVSDPDAPVAGVLTLVYDHHDNDLPGRLTSLQHEAHGMVLATMHVHLDEHHCLETMALRGPAAAVTELADRLRSSRGVLQSSCSLTAIEAAPERHIFHDHEHKEHA
- a CDS encoding sodium/proline symporter, which translates into the protein MNDHQIFIYIAIGIYLVLMLYIGLVCAKRNNNAHEYYLGGRKMGPIVTAMSAEASDMSSWLLMGLPGLALFTGIAEPAWTAIGLAIGTYLNWLIVARRLRVYSEKIHAITIPDFFARRFHDTSSLLVGISALVIVVFFIPYTAAGFASCGKLFSTLCGLDYVTGMLIGTVVIAGYTILGGFLAASMTDLVQSIIMTLALFIIVAFGIHVAGGWDAVKASAGLEGYISLSHSTNVVTHAISEYNTLTIFSTLAWGLGYFGMPHILLRFMAIRHEDEIAISRRIGSTWVVIAMGCAIFIGVIGYAMIQAGALEAYQTGSAAETIIIKISSLLSTYGVIPAFMAGLVLAGILASTMSTASGQLLAAASSVSENLFKGVLRIQMTDRFTMISARGTVLLISIIGTVIACDPESSIFQIVSFAWAGFGASFGPVMLFALFWKRCNRWGALSGMAVGGIMVFVWKYLVKPMGGVWGIYELLPAFLAACAAIVVVSLMTGEPEKEIQEEFDAVNGTK